A window of Terriglobus sp. RCC_193 contains these coding sequences:
- a CDS encoding redoxin family protein, translated as MARTESNTELSLGAVCPAFELECVLCNKALGRDDIYAGPDDPYARKGLLVAFISVHCPFVKHMEVAFTALAKKYAREIATVCICSNDEIAFPDDGPAGMREQGKRLGWDKGEGCTIPYLHDDSQETAREFHAACTPDLYLFDQDRKLVYHAQFDRTRPYRESDAKAGVERHPEIHQAAHGADLEAAIKNLITGNPPLAHQVPSLGCNIKWKS; from the coding sequence ATGGCACGTACGGAATCGAACACCGAACTTTCCCTGGGCGCGGTCTGCCCGGCGTTTGAACTGGAATGCGTTCTCTGCAACAAGGCGCTGGGACGCGACGATATCTACGCCGGACCGGACGATCCGTACGCTCGCAAAGGATTGCTGGTGGCGTTCATTTCCGTCCACTGCCCGTTTGTGAAGCACATGGAAGTGGCGTTCACTGCGTTGGCGAAGAAATATGCCAGGGAAATTGCCACCGTTTGCATCTGTTCCAACGACGAGATTGCCTTCCCGGACGACGGCCCCGCGGGGATGCGCGAACAGGGAAAGCGGCTGGGATGGGACAAGGGCGAAGGCTGCACCATTCCCTACCTGCACGATGATTCGCAGGAGACAGCCCGTGAGTTCCATGCAGCCTGCACGCCGGACCTGTACCTGTTCGATCAGGATCGGAAGCTGGTCTACCACGCGCAGTTTGACCGCACACGCCCCTACCGCGAGAGCGACGCAAAGGCGGGTGTGGAGCGGCACCCGGAGATTCATCAGGCTGCGCATGGAGCGGACCTGGAAGCAGCGATCAAGAACCTGATCACCGGCAATCCGCCGCTGGCACATCAGGTGCCAAGCCTGGGTTGCAACATTAAGTGGAAGTCATAA
- the nusB gene encoding transcription antitermination factor NusB, giving the protein MGQRRKSRELAMQMLYQSDLGKQTAAEVRRVFWKSRQDDEGNATVDLETQSFAEDLFRVAVERSTEIDELIDKHSQNWRVHRMAVVDRNLLRTAVAEMIAFNGTPHPIVINEALEIGRKYAAPESITFLNGVLDAISRSVMEKRFS; this is encoded by the coding sequence ATGGGACAACGTAGAAAATCTCGCGAACTTGCCATGCAGATGCTGTATCAATCGGACCTGGGCAAGCAGACCGCAGCGGAAGTGCGCCGCGTCTTCTGGAAGAGCCGTCAGGATGATGAGGGCAACGCTACCGTGGACCTGGAGACGCAGAGCTTTGCGGAAGACCTGTTCCGCGTTGCGGTGGAACGCAGCACTGAGATCGACGAGCTGATCGATAAGCATTCGCAGAACTGGCGCGTGCATCGCATGGCCGTTGTGGACCGCAACCTGCTGCGCACAGCCGTGGCGGAGATGATCGCATTCAACGGAACGCCGCATCCCATCGTCATTAACGAAGCGCTCGAGATTGGCCGCAAATATGCCGCCCCGGAGAGCATTACATTTCTCAACGGAGTGCTGGACGCGATCTCGCGTTCGGTGATGGAGAAGCGGTTCTCCTGA
- the ribH gene encoding 6,7-dimethyl-8-ribityllumazine synthase — protein MIKGLTVVKPVGSSSAWERLSALFSELGFEPGKGWDDGTGRGVSFLAPLGNAEFVTGRLPTVPELLIECTQLDLVHGIVKRWLSTELRTEEISGRLSGISETYWKSRLFTVHLGDDVVFGFWEREDVLAGRPIAVEGDLSAAGMKFGIVVARWNAVITDRLLQGSLDAITRSGGKLTDVQIVRVPGAWEIPSAARMLADLRDDSGKRRFDAIITLGCLLRGETAHYEAIYNEAARGIGQSQQDTGLPHAFGVLTCETLEQALNRAGIKAGNKGFEAAIAAIEMVSIARKIGHAAAGEHEGSGVTAGKNAQADVDRASEGFVK, from the coding sequence ATGATCAAGGGTTTGACCGTAGTAAAGCCGGTAGGTTCGTCGTCGGCGTGGGAACGGCTCAGCGCGCTTTTTTCGGAGCTTGGCTTCGAGCCGGGCAAGGGATGGGACGACGGCACAGGCCGCGGCGTCAGCTTCCTTGCGCCTCTCGGCAACGCTGAGTTTGTCACCGGGCGCCTGCCCACGGTGCCGGAGTTGCTGATTGAATGCACGCAGCTCGACCTTGTGCATGGCATTGTAAAGCGCTGGCTCAGCACAGAATTGCGCACGGAAGAGATCAGCGGACGCCTCTCCGGCATTTCGGAAACCTACTGGAAATCGCGCCTGTTCACGGTTCATCTTGGCGATGACGTGGTCTTCGGTTTCTGGGAGCGCGAAGACGTTCTTGCCGGACGGCCCATCGCTGTAGAGGGCGACCTGTCCGCTGCTGGCATGAAGTTTGGCATTGTCGTCGCGCGCTGGAATGCCGTCATCACAGACCGTCTGCTGCAGGGATCGCTGGATGCGATTACACGCAGCGGCGGCAAGCTGACAGACGTGCAGATTGTCCGCGTTCCCGGCGCATGGGAGATTCCCTCTGCCGCACGTATGTTGGCGGATCTTCGTGACGACAGCGGCAAGCGCAGGTTTGACGCCATCATCACGCTGGGCTGCCTGCTGCGCGGTGAAACGGCGCATTACGAGGCGATTTACAACGAAGCCGCGCGCGGCATCGGTCAATCGCAGCAGGACACCGGATTGCCACATGCATTTGGCGTGCTTACCTGCGAAACGCTGGAGCAGGCGCTGAACCGCGCCGGCATTAAAGCAGGCAACAAGGGATTTGAAGCGGCGATTGCGGCCATTGAGATGGTCAGCATCGCCCGCAAGATTGGTCATGCGGCTGCCGGAGAACACGAAGGCAGCGGCGTCACCGCTGGAAAGAATGCGCAGGCCGATGTCGACCGCGCCTCGGAAGGATTTGTGAAGTAA
- a CDS encoding transposase, with protein sequence MPTGLVRYQQSGHLHAVNFSCDQRRPYLGTPEARDLFEDALERMRLRYGFFVKAYVVMPEHIHMVVSETDRKKLSTAIQALKLSVVRRRPEKPFWLSRYYDFNVFHENKLVEKIDYLHRNPVARCLVAEPQDWKWSSYRHWQTGEEGPVQIESPWTARKRGGLPPQALCGG encoded by the coding sequence ATGCCAACAGGCCTGGTGCGATATCAACAATCCGGTCATCTCCATGCAGTTAACTTTTCCTGCGATCAACGTCGCCCCTACCTTGGTACTCCAGAAGCGAGGGACTTATTTGAAGATGCGTTGGAACGGATGCGTCTTCGTTATGGTTTTTTCGTGAAGGCGTATGTCGTTATGCCAGAACATATCCATATGGTCGTGAGCGAGACAGACCGTAAGAAGCTTTCCACCGCAATCCAGGCACTGAAGCTTTCGGTGGTTCGGCGTAGACCGGAAAAGCCGTTCTGGCTTAGCCGCTACTACGACTTCAATGTCTTCCATGAAAACAAGCTGGTGGAGAAGATTGATTATCTACACCGCAACCCGGTAGCCCGATGTCTCGTCGCTGAACCTCAGGATTGGAAGTGGTCCAGTTACCGTCATTGGCAGACGGGCGAGGAAGGGCCTGTTCAGATCGAATCGCCCTGGACCGCACGAAAGCGCGGGGGCCTTCCACCCCAAGCGTTATGTGGCGGATGA